In Paraburkholderia youngii, the genomic stretch GCCAGCGATTCGCGGACAGCGCGATCGGAATATCGGCGAGCGAGAACGCGTCGCCCGCGATATACGCGCCGGTGCGCGCGAGTTGCTGCTCGACGATCGCCATATGCTTGGACCAGTTCGCACACGACGCGGCGATCTGCCGCGGGTCCTGATGCCCGGGCGAGTGCCGCACGAGTGCGAGAAACGCGTAGCTCCACGAGCGGTTCAATTCGCTCGCCTGCCAGTCGATCCATTGATCGCAGCGCGCGCGCTCGACCGGGTCGGCCGGATACAGGGCGTCACCGCGATAACGGTTCGCGAGATAACGGATGATCGCGTTCGATTCCCACAGCACGAAGTCGCCGTCGCGAATCACGGGGACCATCGCGTTCGGATTGAGCGCGCGGAATTCGGCGACATCGGTCGAGCGAAAGCCCGAGCCCCAGTCTTGCTGGTCGAACGCAAGCCCGAGTTCCGCGCAGGTCCACAGCACCTTGCGCACGTTGATCGAGGTGGTCTTGCCGAGTATCTGCAGCATCAGTGGTTGTATGTCGCGTCGGTAGAACAGGTTGAAGGAATCAAACTCAGCAGCCCATGAGTTTGCCTTGCGCGCGGCGCGGCGTCATCCGGTTTTCAGAGTCGCCTGTTCGCGGATCATGTCGTACAGCGCCTGCGCCGCCGGCGACAACTGCGCGGTCTTGCGCGCGACCAGCACCAGCGTGCGCGACACGGTCGGCTGCGTGAGCTCGACGGTGCGCACGCTCGGATACGCACCCTTCTGCAGCGCGAGCGCGGGCACCACGGCCGCGCCGACACGCTGCGCGACGAGCCCGACCGCGGTCGAACTGCGCTGCACCTCGTAGAACGACCGCAGCGCGAGTTCGCTCGACGCCAACGCGACGTCGAGCAGCGCGCGATTGCCGCTGACCTCGCCGGCGAAAATCAGCGGGAACGCCTGCAACTGCCGCCATGCGATGCGCCGCCGCTTCGCGAGCGGATGGTCTTCGTGGCAGATCAGCACATAGCGGTCTTCGGTGAGCGGCACGGTGGCGAGATCCGGATGATGCTCGCGCGCGATGTTGATGCCGAACTCGACCTCCCTGCGCAACACGGCCTCCTCGACCGCCGACGACGCATGATCGAGAATCTTGATGCGATTGTGCGGATAGCGCGCCGAATACGCCTGCAAGATGCGCGGCAGATACTGCACGCCGACGGTCGGCACGCACGCGATCGACACGTCGCCGCGTCGCGCGATCCCCGTTTCGCGGATTTCGACGAGCGCGTCGGCCAGTTCGCCGAGCAGCCGGCGCGCCTGTGGCAGAAAACTGCGGCCGATTTCGGTGAGCGCCATCGACCGCGTGGTGCGCTCGATCAGCGTGACGCCGAGATAGGTTTCGAGCTTGCGCAGCCGCTGGGTGATCGCGGTTTGCGTCACGTGCAGCGAATCCGCCGCACTCTGGAAGCTGCCGCGATCGGCAATCGCGACGAATGCCTGCACGCCGAGCGTGTCGATTTTCATTAGAAAAATGAAGTAATCAGAATCATAAATTCATTTTACTCGGGGCTGATCGCGGTCGAGAATGGCCGCAACGAACCCGCGAAGGAGCAGAAGATGACCGACAAAACCACGAACGAGCACAGCGATTGGCACGCGAAGCAGTACACGCTGTTCGAGAACGAGCGCACGCGGCCGGTGCGCGATCTGCTTGCGGCGGTGCCGTTGGACGGTGCGCGGCTCGCGGTCGATATCGGCTGCGGACCGGGCAACTCGACCGAGGTGCTGGCCGAGCGGGTGCCGGGCGCGTCGGTGAGCGGCATCGACAGCTCGGCCGACATGATCGCGGCGGCCCGTCGGCGGCTGCCGCAATTGCGCTTCGACGTCGGCGACGTGTCGACGTGGGACGCGCGCGGCCCCTTCGATGTGATCCTCGCGAACGCCGTGCTCCAATGGGTGCCCGACCACGAGCGGCTGTTCCCCGCACTGGTGGCAAAACTCGCCACGGGCGGCAGCCTCGCCGTGCAGATGCCCGTCAATCTCGACGAACCGGCGCACCGGCTGCTGCGCGAAATCGCCGCCGACGGGCCTTGGGCGCCCAGGCTGATGGGTGTCGAGCGCACCGTGCGCCACGACGCGAACTGGTACTACGCGCTGCTCAAGCCGCTGTGCGAGCGCGTCGACGTGTGGCGCACGGTCTATCACCACCCGCTCGCGGGCCCCGACGCAGTGGTCGAATGGTTCAAGGGCAGCGCGCTGCGGCCGTTTCTGGCCGCGCTCGACGACGCCGAACGCAGCGCGTTTCTGCAACGCTATCGCGACGAAATCGCCAAAGCCTACCCGGCGCTCGCCGATGGCACGGTGCTGCTGCCGTTTCCGCGGCTTTTCATCGTCGCGACGCGCGGCCAACGCTGAGGCCGCCCCCGGAACCGCCGCAAGCCGCTGAACGCTGCGCGGCGGGGCTCCGGCGGATGCTCCGAGCTCGATCGGGGCGGCCGGCGCACGTCGCGGATGCATCGCCCGAAAGCCCGCCTGTTGCGGTGCCGCACGCTAGGGTTGGTCAGGAATTGCCGCCCGGGAATTCCGCATGCTAATGTTTATAAAAAGCGGAGGACGGCGCCCGCCGGCCTCACCGGGAAGCCATTTACTGCAGCGAGCGTCGCCATGAGTGATGTACGCCAACATCTGAGTCCCCGTGACCGCCTGGAGCTGTTGTGCTGGCTCACATGCGGAAGCCTCGGCGCTTATTATCTGAACGAAGACTGGCCCGACGCGGCGTTTCACGTGCAGTCCGCGCACAAGTGGCTCGACCGCCGCGCGCGCGAAGCCGACTGGCTGTGCATTGCGAAGCTGTCCGCCACCGCCGTCGAAATCGCGCGGCGCCACGCGCGCTTCGTCGATGCCGATTGGGCGCGCGACGCGGTCGAGGAAATTCTCGATACCGACGAACTCGACCCACAAGCCCGGCTCGTCCGGCAGGTGATAGCCGACTGCCAGAGCGCGCTAGCCGACAAGCGGATCGCCGATTAGCCGCGGGCTGGTTTTTCTTCCTTTTTTGCGGTGGTTTGGGGCCAATGGTTGGCCCCTTTTGCGTTGTTCCGCCCTTGCCGGGCAGGATGCGCCGCTTGCGGTCGGTAAAAAATGCGATACGCGCCGTCGCGCGTCATCTTGGTTCGGTTCGCGCAATCGCCGCGACCGCCCCGCCCTTTACTCCTCGACCATCGTCTTCAACTTCAGCAGCGCCTGATCCCATTGCCGCGAAATCGCGTCGAGCGCGCGGCGCGCCGCGTCGAGATGCGCGGGTTCGAACGCCCACAGGCGCTCGCGTCCAACCTTTACATCGTGTACGAGCCCCGCGTCGGCCAGCACCTGCAGATGCTGCGTGACCGACTGCCGCGTGATGTCGGTGCCGGCCGTCAGCTGCGCGATCGACATCGCGCTGCCCGCACACAATGCCGCGATGAGACGCAGGCGCGTCTCGTCACCGAGCGCGGCGAACACCGCCGCCGAACTGCGCAGCGTCGCCGCCTTGGGACCCGCCTTCGCGGAGCTCGCTTTAACCCGCGCCGACATATCGTTCGATGTTGACCATCTGCTGTCCCCAGCCGCCGTCGTTCAGCCGGAACGCTTCCGCGCGGCGCCCGACCGGCAACTGGTCGAAGCCCGATTCGACGACGCGCAGCAGCGTGCCGGACTCGACCTCGCTCAGATCGAATTCGACGAGCGTGGTCGGCTCCGGCGTGTAGTCGATCGTGATGTCGATCGCGGCCGGATGCCAGCGCCACGACAGATGATGTTCGGGCTCGACACGCTCGACCAGCACGTCCATCACCAGGTGTTCGTAGCCCGGATAGGTGATGTGCCCCTGCGTGGATTGCCCGGCGACGAACTGCTTGCCGGCGAGGTTCACGCCGAACCATTTGCCGAATTCCTCGGCGTTCGCCAGCGCGCGCCAGACGCGCGAGCGCGGCGCCTTCAACAGAATCTGCTTTTCGATACGATCGGTCGATGAGTTCATATGCAGCCTCCTGGCTGCATATTAGAAACGCCGCGACCGATATGCAAGCATTCGACTGCGCTTTTGTCAGCGCCGTGCCTCACTCCGTCGCATGCGCATGCATGACGCCGGTCTGCATCGACCACGCCATCCACGGCCGGCGCAGTGCGACGATCGCAAGGAACGCGCACGCCGACAGCGTGCCGAACGTCGCGAAGCCCATCTGATAGCTGCCGGTGCTCTCCTTCGCGATGCCCATCACGACCGGCAGATAAAAGCCGCCGATGCCGCCCGCCGCGCCGACGATGCCCGACATCAAGCCGGTGCGGCCGGCCCAGCGATGCGGCACGAGCTGGAACGTCGCGCCATTGCCGAGGCCGAACGCGACGTACATGCACAGCAGCAATGCGATGCCGCCCGCGAACGACGGCATCGCCGTCGCGAACAGGAAGTCGCAAATCGCGATGATCGCGAGCAGCACGGTCAGCGCGCGCACGCCCGACACGCGGTCGGCAATCAGGCCGCCGAGCGGACGCACCATCGCGCCGGTCGCGGCGAGCAGCGCCATGAACAGACCTGCGTCGATCTTCGACAGTTGATACAGGTTGGTCAGCAGCAGCGACACATACGAGGACATGCCGACGAAACCGCCGAACGTGATGCTATAGACGAGCATGATGACCCACGTATCGCGCTCGGCGAGCACCGAGCGGTAGCGTTGCGGCAGCACCGCGATCGCGAGCAGCGCGCCGACCACCGGCAACAGCAGCACGCCGGTCTTGCCCGCGCCGAACAGCCCCGCTTCGACGAGCAGCACGAGCACGATCAGGCCGGCGAGCGTCGTCGCGAAGCTGCCGAACGCGCGCAGCACGCTGCCGGTTTTGACGCCCGCGTCGTTGGCCCAGAAGTACAGCGTGATCGCGGCGATCGCCAGCAGCGGCAAGGCGCCGCCCGCGGCGAGTTGCCAACCATAGCGCGTCGCCAGTTGCGGGAACAGGAAGCCGTCGAGCACCGCGCCGATGTTGCCGGCCGCGGCCAGGCCCAACACGAGGCCCTGCACCTTCGGCGGATAGTTGCTGCCGGCCATCGGCAGCGCGACCGCGAAGCTGGCGCCGCCGACGCCGAGGAACACGCCGAGCACCAGCAGCATTTCGTACGAGGGCATCGATTGCAGCAACGGCAGCACGATCGTCGGTACCGCCGATAGCAACACGCCCATCAACGCGATGCGTTTGCCATGCGCGGACTGATACAGATTGCCGAGCGTCACGCGCAGAATCGCCGCGGACAACACCGGCACCGCGACCAGCAGACCCTGCTGCGCGGGCGTCATCGCGATGCTCTTGCTGATGAACGGCGCGAGCGGCCCATACAGCACCCAGACGGTGAAGCCCGTGTCGAAATACAGAAAGCAGGCGACCAGTGCGCGCCAATCGCCGCTTCGCAGGGAGTGCATCACGTTTTTCATTAGAGATCCTCGGTAAATAAAATGCCTGGTAGTCCGGTTGCTGCGTTACTTGTGTTTTGCACCGGCATATCGCCCGGAGTTTTAACCGGGACTCAATATGCAAGCGTCATGCCATCATGCTGTGTGTTTTGAGGCCTTTTTTAAGGCCTTTTTCGAAACGCGTCGGCGGCTCAATACACGTCGCGTGCATAGCGCTTTTCGCGCGTCAGACGGCTCACGTATTCGAGTGCTTTCTCTTCGCTCATGCAACCGTGCGTCGCGATGATGTCCTTCAGCGCCGCATCGACATCGCGTGCCATCCGGTTCGCGTCGCCGCATACATAGAAATGCGCACCGTCTTCGAGCCACGCCCACAGTTGCGCACCGTGTTCGCGCATGCGGTCCTGCACATAGATCTTGTCGGCCTGGTCGCGCGAGAACGCGACGTCGAGTCGGGTCAAGAGACCGCTCGCGCGCATCGCTTCGAGCTCGTCGCGATAGTAGAAATCGGTCGCGGCATGTTGTTCGCCGAAGAACAGCCAGTTGCGTCCGCGTTCGCCGCGTGCCTGCCGTTCGTGCAGAAAGCCGCGAAACGGTGCGATGCCGGTGCCGGGACCGACCATGATCATCGGCGTGTCCGACTGATGAGGAGGACGAAAGTGCGCGGACTTCTGCACGAACACGGGGACCTCGGTGTCGCTTGAGCGATCCGCGAGAAACGTCGACGACACACCCTTGCGGTGCCGCCGCCCATTGCTGTAACGCACCGCCGATACCGTCAGATGCACCTCGCCCGGATGCGCCTTCGGGCTCGATGCGATCGAATACAGGCGCGGCTGCAGGCGCTTCAGCATGCCGGTGAGTTCGGCGGCCGAGAGGCTCACCGGAAACTCGTGCAATACGTCGGCGAGCTGCTGCCCCCATAGCCATTGCTTCAGATCCGCCTTGCGTTCGGGCGCGAGCAGATCGCCCAGCGCGCCGTTGCGGCTGCGCGCGGCGACCAGCGCAAGCGCTTCGGCGCTCGGCCGCGCGATCTCGTAGTGTTTGGTGAGCGCATCGGCGAGGCGCATGTCGCCGATACCCGTGACGTGCACCGATGCTTCAGCGTGCAGACCGCTCAGCGTGATCAGTTCGTCGACGAGTTCGGGGCAGTTGCTCGGCCACACGCCGAGCGCATCACCCGCTTCGTATTCGAGGTTGGAATCGCCCGTTTGCAGCGACACGTAGCGCGTATCCTTCACGGCGCCCTGCCGGTTCAGTCGCAAATTGCCGACGATGCGCGACGCAGCCGGCCGCGCCTTGGTCGGCACCGCGCCCACCACCGCGTTGATCATGCCGCCCGGCGGCACCGCATGCAGCGCGGCATCCGCCTGCTTGATACAGACGATCACGCGTTCGAGCCATGCATCTGCGCTCGACTGATATTCGATGTCGCAATCGACGCGCTCGGTGAGACGCAGCGCGCCCTGCGCGGCGAGCCGTTCATCGAGCCGACGGCCGTGGCCGCAAAACTGATCGTAGTTGCGATCGCCGAGCGCGAGCACCGCGAAGCGCACGCCGTCGAGGCGCGGCGCCGTGGCGGCGTTCAGATGCGTCCAGAAGTCCTGCGCGTTGTCGGGCGCATCGCCGTCGCCGAACGTGCTGGTCATCAGCAACACGTACTGCGCCTTCGCGAGCGCCGCGAACGGATAGTCGGCCATGCACGCGGTGCGAATTTCGAAGCCCGATTCCATCAGACGCGTCGCGAAACGCTCGGTCAGCGATTCGGTGTTGCCGGTTTGCGAGG encodes the following:
- a CDS encoding ArsR/SmtB family transcription factor encodes the protein MSARVKASSAKAGPKAATLRSSAAVFAALGDETRLRLIAALCAGSAMSIAQLTAGTDITRQSVTQHLQVLADAGLVHDVKVGRERLWAFEPAHLDAARRALDAISRQWDQALLKLKTMVEE
- a CDS encoding SRPBCC family protein, whose translation is MNSSTDRIEKQILLKAPRSRVWRALANAEEFGKWFGVNLAGKQFVAGQSTQGHITYPGYEHLVMDVLVERVEPEHHLSWRWHPAAIDITIDYTPEPTTLVEFDLSEVESGTLLRVVESGFDQLPVGRRAEAFRLNDGGWGQQMVNIERYVGAG
- the tam gene encoding trans-aconitate 2-methyltransferase, whose product is MTDKTTNEHSDWHAKQYTLFENERTRPVRDLLAAVPLDGARLAVDIGCGPGNSTEVLAERVPGASVSGIDSSADMIAAARRRLPQLRFDVGDVSTWDARGPFDVILANAVLQWVPDHERLFPALVAKLATGGSLAVQMPVNLDEPAHRLLREIAADGPWAPRLMGVERTVRHDANWYYALLKPLCERVDVWRTVYHHPLAGPDAVVEWFKGSALRPFLAALDDAERSAFLQRYRDEIAKAYPALADGTVLLPFPRLFIVATRGQR
- a CDS encoding glutathione S-transferase family protein, with translation MLQILGKTTSINVRKVLWTCAELGLAFDQQDWGSGFRSTDVAEFRALNPNAMVPVIRDGDFVLWESNAIIRYLANRYRGDALYPADPVERARCDQWIDWQASELNRSWSYAFLALVRHSPGHQDPRQIAASCANWSKHMAIVEQQLARTGAYIAGDAFSLADIPIALSANRWLETPQQHDDLPALAAYMARLAQRDGYRRYCRNGTP
- a CDS encoding LysR family transcriptional regulator, producing the protein MKIDTLGVQAFVAIADRGSFQSAADSLHVTQTAITQRLRKLETYLGVTLIERTTRSMALTEIGRSFLPQARRLLGELADALVEIRETGIARRGDVSIACVPTVGVQYLPRILQAYSARYPHNRIKILDHASSAVEEAVLRREVEFGINIAREHHPDLATVPLTEDRYVLICHEDHPLAKRRRIAWRQLQAFPLIFAGEVSGNRALLDVALASSELALRSFYEVQRSSTAVGLVAQRVGAAVVPALALQKGAYPSVRTVELTQPTVSRTLVLVARKTAQLSPAAQALYDMIREQATLKTG
- a CDS encoding MFS transporter, with the translated sequence MKNVMHSLRSGDWRALVACFLYFDTGFTVWVLYGPLAPFISKSIAMTPAQQGLLVAVPVLSAAILRVTLGNLYQSAHGKRIALMGVLLSAVPTIVLPLLQSMPSYEMLLVLGVFLGVGGASFAVALPMAGSNYPPKVQGLVLGLAAAGNIGAVLDGFLFPQLATRYGWQLAAGGALPLLAIAAITLYFWANDAGVKTGSVLRAFGSFATTLAGLIVLVLLVEAGLFGAGKTGVLLLPVVGALLAIAVLPQRYRSVLAERDTWVIMLVYSITFGGFVGMSSYVSLLLTNLYQLSKIDAGLFMALLAATGAMVRPLGGLIADRVSGVRALTVLLAIIAICDFLFATAMPSFAGGIALLLCMYVAFGLGNGATFQLVPHRWAGRTGLMSGIVGAAGGIGGFYLPVVMGIAKESTGSYQMGFATFGTLSACAFLAIVALRRPWMAWSMQTGVMHAHATE